Proteins from one Esox lucius isolate fEsoLuc1 chromosome 19, fEsoLuc1.pri, whole genome shotgun sequence genomic window:
- the far1 gene encoding fatty acyl-CoA reductase 1 isoform X1 — MVTIPEYYEGKNVLITGATGFMGKVLLEKLLRSCPGVKAVYVLVRQKSGHAPQARIADMINCKLFDRLRDEQPDFAKKIVAVNSDLTLPELDLSREDQEVLADCVNIVFHCAATIRFNEPLKDAMQLNVLATQKMVVLAHSMKHLEVFLHVSTAYANCDRTLIEEVVYPPPVDYKKLIASLEWMDDKLVSAMTPGLIGKRPNTYTYTKAMAEYLVQQECGNLNVAIIRPSIVGASWKEPFPGWIDNFNGPSGIFIAAGKGILRTMRASNNAVADLVPVDVVINTTLAAAWHSGSQRHTRPKSILVYNCTTGGINPFHWGEVEYHVISTFKRNPLEQAFRRPNVNLTTNHLINQYWIAVSHKAPAFLYDLCLRMTGREPRMMKTITRLHKAMMVLEYFTSHSWVWNTDNVTMLMNQMDADDKRTFNFDVRQLNWAEYMENYCMGTKKYVLNEAESGLPAARKHLNKLRNIRYTFNTVLVVFIWRVFIARSQMARNIWYFVVSLCFKFLSYFRASSTMKY; from the exons ATGGTGACTATTCCTGAGTACTACGAGGGGAAGAATGTGCTCATCACCGGGGCAACGGGCTTCATGGGAAAGGTTCTGCTGGAGAAGCTGCTCCGGTCCTGCCCCGGAGTCAAAGCTGTGTATGTCCTGGTCCGGCAGAAATCAGGGCACGCCCCCCAGGCCCGCATAGCAGATATGATCAACTGTAAG ctttttgACAGATTACGTGATGAGCAGCCAGACTTTGCTAAGAAGATAGTGGCTGTGAACAGTGACCTCACCCTTCCAGAGCTCGACCTGAGCAGGGAGGACCAGGAAGTGCTAGCTGACTGTGTCAACATAGTCTTTCACTGTGCTGCAACCATCCGATTCAACGAGCCTCTCAA AGATGCTATGCAGCTTAATGTCTTAGCCACCCAGAAAATGGTGGTTTTGGCCCATAGCATGAAGCACTTGGAGGTGTTCCTTCACGTGTCTACAGCCTATGCAAACTGTGATCGGACGCTCATTGAGGAAGTTGTGTATCCACCTCCTGTTGACTACAAGAAACTCATTGCCAGTTTGGA gtggatggatgacaagcTGGTCTCGGCCATGACCCCAGGGCTCATTGGAAAGAGGCCCAACACGTACACCTACACCAAGGCCATGGCTGAGTACCTGGTCCAGCAGGAGTGTGGAAACCTCAACGTGGCCATCATCCGACCCTCCATAGTAGGGGCCAGTTGGAAGGAGCCCTTCCCA GGCTGGATTGATAATTTCAATGGACCTAGTGGAATTTTCATTGCG GCTGGCAAGGGGATTCTGCGCACCATGAGGGCGTCCAACAACGCTGTGGCTGACCTGGTGCCGGTGGACGTGGTCATCAACACCACGCTGGCTGCAGCCTGGCACTCTGGCTCCCAGAGACACACCAG GCCTAAGAGCATACTGGTGTACAACTGCACCACGGGCGGCATCAACCCGTTCCACTGGGGTGAAGTTG AGTACCATGTAATATCCACTTTCAAGAGGAACCCCCTCGAGCAGGCCTTCAGACGGCCCAATGTTAATCTCACAACCAATCACCTTATCAATCAGTACTGGATCGCTGTAAGCCACAAGGCACCAGCCTTCCTTTATGATCTCTGCCTCAGGATGACAGGAAGAGAGCCCAG GATGATGAAGACCATCACGCGGCTGCATAAGGCCATGATGGTCCTGGAGTACTTCACCAGCCACTCATGGGTGTGGAACACGGACAACGTCACCATGCTCATGAACCAGATGGACGCTGACGACAAGAGG actTTCAACTTTGATGTGCGCCAGCTGAACTGGGCAGAGTACATGGAGAATTATTGTATGGGGACAAAGAAGTATGTTCTGAACGAGGCTGAGTCAGGCCTCCCAGCTGCACGCAAACACCTCAACAA GTTGAGGAACATTCGCTACACTTTCAACACTGTGCTAGTTGTGTTCATCTGGCGAGTTTTCATTGCACGATCCCAGATGGCCCGGAACATCTGGTACTTTGTGGTCAGCCTCTGCTTCAAGTTCCTGTCCTACTTCCGAGCGTCCAGCACCATGAAATACTGA
- the far1 gene encoding fatty acyl-CoA reductase 1 isoform X2 has protein sequence MVTIPEYYEGKNVLITGATGFMGKVLLEKLLRSCPGVKAVYVLVRQKSGHAPQARIADMINCKLFDRLRDEQPDFAKKIVAVNSDLTLPELDLSREDQEVLADCVNIVFHCAATIRFNEPLKDAMQLNVLATQKMVVLAHSMKHLEVFLHVSTAYANCDRTLIEEVVYPPPVDYKKLIASLEWMDDKLVSAMTPGLIGKRPNTYTYTKAMAEYLVQQECGNLNVAIIRPSIVGASWKEPFPGWIDNFNGPSGIFIAAGKGILRTMRASNNAVADLVPVDVVINTTLAAAWHSGSQRHTRPKSILVYNCTTGGINPFHWGEVEYCVNTVFKTNPLEQAFRRPNVNLRSNPFTNQYWTAVSHTLPALLYDWYLRATGRKPRMMKTITRLHKAMMVLEYFTSHSWVWNTDNVTMLMNQMDADDKRTFNFDVRQLNWAEYMENYCMGTKKYVLNEAESGLPAARKHLNKLRNIRYTFNTVLVVFIWRVFIARSQMARNIWYFVVSLCFKFLSYFRASSTMKY, from the exons ATGGTGACTATTCCTGAGTACTACGAGGGGAAGAATGTGCTCATCACCGGGGCAACGGGCTTCATGGGAAAGGTTCTGCTGGAGAAGCTGCTCCGGTCCTGCCCCGGAGTCAAAGCTGTGTATGTCCTGGTCCGGCAGAAATCAGGGCACGCCCCCCAGGCCCGCATAGCAGATATGATCAACTGTAAG ctttttgACAGATTACGTGATGAGCAGCCAGACTTTGCTAAGAAGATAGTGGCTGTGAACAGTGACCTCACCCTTCCAGAGCTCGACCTGAGCAGGGAGGACCAGGAAGTGCTAGCTGACTGTGTCAACATAGTCTTTCACTGTGCTGCAACCATCCGATTCAACGAGCCTCTCAA AGATGCTATGCAGCTTAATGTCTTAGCCACCCAGAAAATGGTGGTTTTGGCCCATAGCATGAAGCACTTGGAGGTGTTCCTTCACGTGTCTACAGCCTATGCAAACTGTGATCGGACGCTCATTGAGGAAGTTGTGTATCCACCTCCTGTTGACTACAAGAAACTCATTGCCAGTTTGGA gtggatggatgacaagcTGGTCTCGGCCATGACCCCAGGGCTCATTGGAAAGAGGCCCAACACGTACACCTACACCAAGGCCATGGCTGAGTACCTGGTCCAGCAGGAGTGTGGAAACCTCAACGTGGCCATCATCCGACCCTCCATAGTAGGGGCCAGTTGGAAGGAGCCCTTCCCA GGCTGGATTGATAATTTCAATGGACCTAGTGGAATTTTCATTGCG GCTGGCAAGGGGATTCTGCGCACCATGAGGGCGTCCAACAACGCTGTGGCTGACCTGGTGCCGGTGGACGTGGTCATCAACACCACGCTGGCTGCAGCCTGGCACTCTGGCTCCCAGAGACACACCAG GCCTAAGAGCATACTGGTGTACAACTGCACCACGGGCGGCATCAACCCGTTCCACTGGGGTGAAGTTG AGTACTGTGTAAACACCGTCTTCAAGACCAACCCATTAGAGCAGGCTTTCAGGCGCCCCAATGTTAACCTGCGCTCCAACCCCTTTACCAATCAGTACTGGACCGCAGTGAGTCACACTCTGCCCGCCCTGCTCTATGACTGGTATCTCAGGGCCACGGGCCGGAAGCCCCG GATGATGAAGACCATCACGCGGCTGCATAAGGCCATGATGGTCCTGGAGTACTTCACCAGCCACTCATGGGTGTGGAACACGGACAACGTCACCATGCTCATGAACCAGATGGACGCTGACGACAAGAGG actTTCAACTTTGATGTGCGCCAGCTGAACTGGGCAGAGTACATGGAGAATTATTGTATGGGGACAAAGAAGTATGTTCTGAACGAGGCTGAGTCAGGCCTCCCAGCTGCACGCAAACACCTCAACAA GTTGAGGAACATTCGCTACACTTTCAACACTGTGCTAGTTGTGTTCATCTGGCGAGTTTTCATTGCACGATCCCAGATGGCCCGGAACATCTGGTACTTTGTGGTCAGCCTCTGCTTCAAGTTCCTGTCCTACTTCCGAGCGTCCAGCACCATGAAATACTGA